In Pseudoxanthomonas sp. SE1, the genomic stretch GTCGTCGTAGGTGATCTCGCGCACCTGCAGGCACTGCTTGTCGGGGATCAGCGGGTGGCTGCAGGGCTTGGTTTCCGAGGCGACTTCCAGGAACACGCGTTCGCCGGCCCCGCCGTAGCGGGTTTCGGCGGTCGGGTTGCCGGCGAACAAGAGCTTGTCGCCCGTCGCGGTGGTGAGCGTCAGTTGGGTGACGCCGTCCTGCGTGGCGGCGACCGTCAAGGTGCCTTCCAGCCGCTTGCCGACCTCCTGGTCCAGCGCCATCAGCGCATTGTCGGTGCAGGCCATCATCGTGGACGCCAGGCGACCCATGGTGAGGCTGGTGTCCGACAGCGTGTAGGTGCCGCCCATGCGGTTGCAGGTATTGGTCACGCCCAGTCGGCCGTCCTTGAAGTCGAGCTGCACGGGCTTGTCGGCACGTGCGAACAAAGCATCGATGCGTTTGCCCTGCGCGTCGGTGGCGTCCATGAGTTGCCAGTGGTACTGGGGGAGCAAGGCAGCGGTGTCGACCGACGCGGCAACCGGTGCGTCCGGGGTGGCGGCCACGGTGGGCGCGGGCGCGCCGGCCTGTTCCGCCGGCTTGGGGCAGCCCGCAAGGGCCAGGGGCAAGGCAAGCAGCAGCAGTCGTTTCATGGCGTTCTCCGTCGAAGGTGGCCCAATCCAAACGCGCGGCAGGTTGGAATGGGGTGAAGGCCGGGCATCGTGCTTGATTGTAGGAGCGACGTCAGTCGCGACCGCGCCCCGATAGCCATTCACCGTGCATTGGGATGAACGCGCCGCAGCGCGCCCGGATGGCGAACAGCCGCTTCAGGGCATGCCGGCCGTGCGGTCGCGACTGACGTCGCTCCTACAGGGAGCGGCGAGCGGGGAGCAGGGAGCAGGGAGCAGGGAGCAGGGAGCAGGGAGCAGGGAGCAGGGAGCAGGGAGCAGGGAGCAGGGAGCAGGGAGCAGGGAGCAGGGAGCGGGGCGGCTCAGCTGCCGACGGGCATCAGCAACAGCAGCAGTGCGCCCAGCACGATGCGGTAGATCGCGAAGCCGGTGAAGCGGTGCGCCTTGATGAAGCCGAGCAGCCACTTCACCACCACGAAGCCGGTGGCGGTGGCGGCGGCGAACGCCAGCGCCACCTCGCTCCAGTTCTCGCTGCCCAGCGCGTCATCCTTCACCAGTTCCAGGAAGGCGTAACCGCTGGCGGCGAACATGGTGGGAATGCCCAACAGGAAGACGAACTCCGCCGCCGACGAGCGCCGGCTGGTGCCGGCCAGCATCGCCATGAAGATCGCCGCCGCCGAGCGTGAGGTGCCGGGGAACACGCCGGCCACCACCTGCGCCAGACCCACCAGGATCGCCACCTTCCAGGTGATCGTGGCCACGTCGCCGCGTTTTTCGGCGAAGTGCTCGGCGAGCAGCATCCACACGCCGCCCAGGATCAGCGCCCACGCGATGGGGGTGACGGTCTCGGGCAGCTCCCAGCCGGCCAGGCGCACGGGCAGGCCCACCAGCGCGGTGACCAGGAAGGCGGCCGCCAGCTTCATCGAGTAGTCGCGGGCTTCGGCATCGCGCCAGCAGCCGGTCGTCAGTTCCCAGATCCGGCGGCGGAACACCAGCGTGGTGGCCAGGATCGCGCCGGCCTGGATGACGATATTGAAGAAGTCCGAGCGCTCGCCCAGCCAGTGTTGCGCGATGAGCAGATGGCCCGTGCTCGAGATGGGCAGGAATTCGGTCAGGCCTTCGAGGATGCCGAGCAGCAGCGCGGCGAGCAGGTCGGTCATCAGGGTGCG encodes the following:
- a CDS encoding META and DUF4377 domain-containing protein — translated: MKRLLLLALPLALAGCPKPAEQAGAPAPTVAATPDAPVAASVDTAALLPQYHWQLMDATDAQGKRIDALFARADKPVQLDFKDGRLGVTNTCNRMGGTYTLSDTSLTMGRLASTMMACTDNALMALDQEVGKRLEGTLTVAATQDGVTQLTLTTATGDKLLFAGNPTAETRYGGAGERVFLEVASETKPCSHPLIPDKQCLQVREITYDDKGLKVGTPGEFQHFYDSIEGYTHEPGVRNVLRVDRYTVKNPPADASANAYVLDMVVESANEKK
- a CDS encoding undecaprenyl-diphosphate phosphatase, encoding MTDLLAALLLGILEGLTEFLPISSTGHLLIAQHWLGERSDFFNIVIQAGAILATTLVFRRRIWELTTGCWRDAEARDYSMKLAAAFLVTALVGLPVRLAGWELPETVTPIAWALILGGVWMLLAEHFAEKRGDVATITWKVAILVGLAQVVAGVFPGTSRSAAAIFMAMLAGTSRRSSAAEFVFLLGIPTMFAASGYAFLELVKDDALGSENWSEVALAFAAATATGFVVVKWLLGFIKAHRFTGFAIYRIVLGALLLLLMPVGS